A genome region from Crossiella equi includes the following:
- a CDS encoding phosphotransferase: MTELPGGFRTRVLRVGDTVRRPPHPRSAQVRELLHGLADWPGAPRHLGVAEDGWEILEFLPGEAAWQLTDQRRVRHEPGLRGVARLLRELHDHTEARLGRVWCHNDLSPRNTVYRDGRPVAFLDWDLAAPGERVHDLAHLCWQFLDLGQDTTEVAVAAPLMAAVCAEYGFADPAALVPAVLWWQDRARHGILAGAGAGEASLVRLREFGVPERIAAAREWTAAHETELRRALGS; the protein is encoded by the coding sequence GTGACCGAGCTGCCCGGCGGCTTCCGCACCCGGGTGCTGCGGGTCGGCGACACCGTGCGCCGCCCGCCCCACCCGCGCTCGGCGCAGGTCCGTGAGCTGCTGCACGGCCTCGCCGACTGGCCGGGCGCACCCCGCCACCTGGGCGTGGCCGAGGACGGCTGGGAGATCCTGGAGTTCCTGCCCGGCGAGGCCGCCTGGCAGCTGACCGACCAGCGCCGCGTGCGGCACGAGCCGGGCCTGCGCGGGGTGGCCCGGCTGTTGCGCGAGCTGCACGACCACACCGAGGCCCGGCTGGGCCGGGTGTGGTGCCACAACGACCTCTCCCCGCGCAACACCGTCTACCGCGACGGCCGCCCGGTGGCCTTCCTCGACTGGGACCTGGCCGCCCCGGGCGAGCGCGTGCACGACCTGGCCCACCTGTGCTGGCAGTTCCTCGACCTGGGCCAGGACACCACCGAGGTCGCGGTGGCCGCGCCGCTGATGGCCGCGGTGTGCGCGGAGTACGGCTTCGCCGACCCGGCCGCGCTGGTGCCCGCCGTGCTGTGGTGGCAGGACCGCGCCCGGCACGGGATCCTGGCCGGGGCCGGGGCGGGGGAGGCCTCGCTCGTGCGGCTCCGGGAATTCGGGGTTCCGGAGCGCATCGCGGCGGCCCGGGAGTGGACCGCCGCGCACGAGACCGAGCTCAGGCGGGCGCTGGGGTCCTGA
- a CDS encoding GOLPH3/VPS74 family protein codes for MNDTVTALADDLALLLLDEQGQWATRRNLDGLFAVTLMVELAHLDRLELFDEDNRVFVEDDSPTGSAALDEALATLEQAKGSVIKDAIAALAPGQKDRVLSRLAEQGAVEKRTERKRLIFTSTTWLLADTARRDEVKARLRPLLFDEPDGAGRDEVFIALLSAGGMVKSVAGRSKSAARIAEEVWARETVAHEIVSAGVQGSNEGIMPNLM; via the coding sequence GTGAACGACACCGTGACCGCCCTCGCCGACGACCTCGCGCTGCTGCTCCTGGACGAGCAGGGCCAGTGGGCCACGCGCCGCAACCTGGACGGCCTGTTCGCCGTGACCCTCATGGTCGAGCTCGCCCACCTGGACCGGCTGGAGCTCTTCGACGAGGACAACCGGGTGTTCGTCGAGGACGACAGCCCCACCGGCAGCGCCGCCCTGGACGAGGCGCTGGCCACGCTGGAGCAGGCCAAGGGCTCGGTGATCAAGGACGCGATCGCCGCCCTCGCCCCTGGACAGAAGGACCGCGTGCTGTCCCGCCTGGCCGAGCAGGGCGCGGTGGAGAAGCGCACCGAGCGCAAGCGCCTGATCTTCACCAGCACCACCTGGCTGCTCGCCGACACCGCGCGCCGCGACGAGGTCAAGGCCCGCCTGCGCCCGCTGCTGTTCGACGAGCCGGACGGCGCCGGGCGCGATGAGGTCTTCATCGCGCTGCTCTCCGCCGGTGGCATGGTCAAGTCGGTCGCGGGCCGCAGCAAGTCCGCCGCCCGCATCGCCGAGGAGGTCTGGGCGCGGGAGACCGTCGCGCACGAGATCGTCTCCGCGGGCGTGCAGGGCTCCAACGAGGGGATCATGCCCAACCTCATGTGA
- a CDS encoding TetR/AcrR family transcriptional regulator, protein MTGLSAKGAATRQRIVEGAAAVIRELGAAETTLDDVRARTATSKGQIFHYFPGGKEELLLAVARYEADQVLLDQEPYLSGLGSWQDWRDWRDTVVARYTAQGVHCAMGVLLAEVGRGTPAAREVTATLLSRWQASLRAGVARMQALGEIDPALDTDRTAAALLAAVQGGVSVLLSTGRPDHLEAALDTALDLLRRTSPGGAGADLRGSGP, encoded by the coding sequence GTGACCGGGTTGAGTGCCAAGGGCGCGGCCACGCGGCAGCGCATCGTCGAGGGCGCGGCGGCGGTGATCCGCGAGCTGGGCGCGGCCGAGACCACCCTGGACGACGTGCGGGCGCGCACCGCCACCAGCAAGGGGCAGATCTTCCACTACTTCCCCGGCGGCAAGGAGGAGCTGCTGCTCGCGGTGGCCCGGTACGAGGCCGACCAGGTGCTGCTGGACCAGGAGCCGTACCTGTCCGGGCTCGGCTCGTGGCAGGACTGGCGGGACTGGCGGGACACCGTGGTGGCCCGGTACACCGCGCAGGGCGTGCACTGCGCGATGGGCGTGCTGCTGGCCGAGGTCGGGCGGGGCACCCCGGCCGCGCGCGAGGTCACCGCCACGCTGCTGTCCCGCTGGCAGGCCTCGCTGCGCGCCGGGGTGGCCCGCATGCAGGCCCTGGGCGAGATCGACCCGGCCCTGGACACCGACCGCACCGCCGCCGCCCTGCTCGCGGCCGTGCAGGGCGGGGTGTCCGTGCTGCTGTCCACCGGCCGCCCCGACCACCTGGAAGCCGCGCTGGACACCGCCCTGGACCTGCTGCGGCGCACCAGTCCGGGTGGCGCCGGAGCCGACCTGAGAGGATCGGGCCCGTGA
- a CDS encoding quinone oxidoreductase family protein → MRTVLIEELGGPEQLKLVNRPTPVPGPGEVLVDVAAAGVNFMDTGTRRLGPPDGRLPVAPGVEGAGRVRALGPDVTGVAVGDRVAWVYAYGSYADQLVLPAASVVPVPEDVPDEVAAGLMMQGITAHHFATEAAPVTAGQTVLVHAAAGGVGQKLVQLAKLAGATVIGLVSNEAKVAPVRELGADHVLVSTGEAFTERVLALTGGEGVHTVFDGGGATTFRASLSVLRRNGTLVYFGPLIGEVPTVNLWDLPRSIKLVYAVFQDHIPTPEALRAVSAELFGLVRAGKLRVDIGGRYPLAEAERAHRDIESRRTTGKLLLIP, encoded by the coding sequence ATGCGAACCGTGTTGATCGAAGAACTGGGCGGCCCGGAACAGCTCAAGCTGGTGAACCGCCCCACCCCGGTGCCCGGTCCGGGCGAGGTCCTGGTGGACGTCGCGGCGGCGGGTGTGAACTTCATGGACACCGGCACCCGCCGGCTGGGCCCGCCCGACGGCAGGCTGCCGGTGGCCCCCGGCGTGGAGGGCGCGGGCCGGGTGCGCGCGCTGGGCCCGGACGTCACCGGCGTGGCGGTCGGCGACCGGGTGGCCTGGGTCTACGCCTACGGCTCCTACGCCGACCAGCTCGTCCTGCCCGCGGCCTCGGTGGTCCCGGTGCCGGAGGACGTCCCGGACGAGGTCGCGGCGGGCCTGATGATGCAGGGCATCACCGCGCACCACTTCGCCACCGAGGCGGCCCCGGTGACGGCGGGCCAGACCGTGCTGGTGCACGCGGCGGCGGGCGGGGTCGGCCAGAAGCTGGTGCAGCTGGCCAAGCTCGCGGGCGCGACGGTGATCGGCCTGGTGTCCAACGAGGCCAAGGTGGCCCCGGTGCGCGAGCTGGGCGCGGACCACGTGCTGGTCTCCACCGGCGAGGCGTTCACCGAGCGCGTGCTGGCACTGACCGGCGGCGAGGGCGTGCACACCGTCTTCGACGGCGGCGGCGCGACCACGTTCCGGGCGTCCCTGTCGGTCCTGCGGCGCAACGGCACGCTGGTGTACTTCGGGCCGCTGATCGGCGAGGTGCCGACGGTGAACCTGTGGGACCTGCCGCGCAGCATCAAGCTCGTCTACGCGGTCTTCCAGGACCACATCCCCACCCCCGAGGCGCTGCGCGCGGTGTCGGCGGAACTGTTCGGCCTGGTGCGGGCGGGCAAGCTGCGGGTGGACATCGGCGGCCGGTACCCGCTGGCCGAGGCCGAGCGGGCGCACCGGGACATCGAGTCGCGGCGGACCACGGGCAAGCTGCTGCTCATCCCCTGA
- the paaN gene encoding phenylacetic acid degradation protein PaaN → MSAQDFHARHAELLDRAVEAIDTREYYSPFPEVPSRANYGEQAATEGEAAFQAVLGQDFPLDQPGFLEYVATEKSPHGLALGVRYPRCDPAALVEAAKAGRREWRDAGPSIRAGVAIEVLSRLNARSFEIAHATQHTTGQSFVMAFQSGGPHAQERGLEAIAYAYAEQTRQPRSARWHKPAKGGALVLDKTYTVVPRGIALVVACNTFPTWNGYPGLFASLVTGNPVIVKPHPLAVLPLALTVAVAREVLAEAGFDPNLVTLAVEAPDEPIAAELATHPDVRIVDFTGSTEFGNWLEANARQAVVYTEKSGLNTVVVDSTDDYPGLLRNLAHSLSLYSGQMCTTPQNILVPRNGITTEVGQRSPEQFAADLGAAMDTLLADPVRAANVLGALVNDGVRERVREAERLGPLAHATLPLVVRLDAAAEQVYTREWFGPVSFVVTTDSTAHSLDLLRRTVRAKGALTAAVYSTSDAVVEDTREAALEAGVHLSENLTQGIFVNQAAAFSDFHGTGANPAATAALTDPAYVTGRFAVVQSRRHVTEG, encoded by the coding sequence TTGTCCGCGCAGGACTTCCACGCCCGGCACGCCGAGCTGCTGGACCGGGCGGTCGAGGCCATCGACACCCGCGAGTACTACTCGCCGTTCCCGGAAGTCCCCAGCCGCGCGAACTACGGCGAGCAGGCGGCCACCGAGGGCGAGGCCGCCTTCCAGGCCGTGCTGGGCCAGGACTTCCCCCTGGACCAGCCCGGTTTCCTGGAGTACGTGGCCACCGAGAAGTCCCCGCACGGCCTGGCCCTGGGCGTGCGCTACCCGCGCTGCGACCCGGCGGCGCTGGTCGAGGCGGCCAAGGCGGGCAGGCGCGAGTGGCGCGACGCGGGCCCGTCCATCCGGGCCGGGGTGGCGATCGAGGTGCTGTCGCGCCTGAACGCGCGCAGCTTCGAGATCGCCCACGCCACCCAGCACACCACCGGCCAGTCGTTCGTGATGGCCTTCCAGTCCGGCGGCCCGCACGCCCAGGAACGCGGCCTGGAGGCCATCGCCTACGCCTACGCCGAGCAGACCCGGCAGCCGCGCAGCGCGCGCTGGCACAAGCCGGCCAAGGGCGGCGCGCTGGTCCTGGACAAGACCTACACCGTGGTACCGCGTGGCATCGCGCTCGTGGTGGCCTGCAACACCTTCCCCACCTGGAACGGCTACCCGGGCCTGTTCGCCAGCCTGGTCACCGGCAACCCGGTGATCGTGAAGCCGCACCCGCTGGCGGTGCTGCCGCTGGCGCTGACCGTGGCGGTGGCCCGTGAGGTGCTGGCCGAGGCCGGGTTCGACCCGAACCTGGTGACGCTGGCCGTGGAGGCCCCGGACGAGCCGATCGCGGCCGAGCTGGCCACCCACCCGGACGTGCGCATCGTGGACTTCACCGGCTCCACCGAGTTCGGGAACTGGCTGGAGGCCAACGCCCGCCAGGCCGTGGTGTACACGGAGAAGTCGGGCCTGAACACGGTCGTGGTGGACTCCACCGACGACTACCCGGGCCTGCTGCGCAACCTGGCCCACTCGCTGTCCCTCTACAGTGGACAGATGTGCACCACCCCGCAGAACATCCTGGTGCCCCGCAACGGGATCACCACGGAGGTCGGCCAGCGCAGCCCGGAGCAGTTCGCCGCCGACCTGGGCGCGGCGATGGACACCCTGCTGGCCGACCCGGTGCGGGCGGCCAACGTGCTGGGCGCCCTGGTCAACGACGGCGTGCGCGAGCGCGTGCGCGAGGCCGAACGCCTGGGCCCGCTGGCCCACGCCACGCTGCCGCTGGTGGTGCGCCTGGACGCCGCGGCCGAACAGGTCTACACCCGCGAGTGGTTCGGCCCGGTCTCCTTCGTGGTCACCACCGACTCCACGGCGCACTCCCTGGACCTGCTGCGCCGCACGGTACGGGCCAAGGGCGCCTTGACCGCCGCGGTCTACTCCACCAGCGACGCGGTCGTCGAGGACACCCGGGAGGCGGCCCTGGAGGCGGGCGTGCACCTGTCGGAGAACCTCACCCAGGGCATCTTCGTCAACCAGGCGGCGGCCTTCAGCGACTTCCACGGCACCGGGGCCAACCCGGCCGCCACCGCCGCGCTGACCGATCCCGCGTACGTGACGGGGCGCTTCGCGGTCGTGCAGTCCCGGCGGCACGTGACCGAGGGCTGA
- a CDS encoding dihydrolipoamide acetyltransferase family protein, protein MSEQVFNLPDLGEGLTEADVLTWHVAVGDEVTVDQIVVEVETAKAAVEVPIPFAGTVVALHGQPGATLAVGKPLITVSGGGVHETYRTEERAGTKAPEEKSGSGNVLIGYGTKDDGGSRRRRRKAAPQPALVAAVPAPQTQLAPRVINPLVRGLAKQHGIDLATLVPSGPAGIVLRKDVEAAIAASEAVAVPMPEAGGPERVPLRGIRRAVADKLSRSRAEIPDATTWVDADATGLMTAKAQVQAACPEQKISLLALLGRICVAGLKRFPELNASVDTQAREILRWPHVNLGFAAQTDRGLVVPVVRGADKMSTAELAAAMAALTERARAGTLEPADLTGGTFTLNNYGVFGVDGSTPIINHPEAAMLGVGRIIDRPWAVDGQLAVRKVTQLSFTFDHRVCDGGVAGGFLRFVADAVENPMGLLARL, encoded by the coding sequence ATGAGCGAGCAGGTCTTCAACCTGCCCGACCTCGGCGAGGGCCTGACCGAGGCGGACGTGCTGACCTGGCACGTCGCGGTGGGTGACGAGGTCACCGTGGACCAGATCGTGGTCGAGGTGGAGACCGCCAAGGCCGCGGTCGAGGTGCCGATCCCGTTCGCGGGCACCGTGGTGGCCCTGCACGGCCAGCCCGGCGCCACGCTGGCCGTGGGCAAGCCGCTGATCACCGTCTCCGGCGGCGGCGTGCACGAGACCTACCGCACCGAGGAGCGCGCGGGCACCAAGGCGCCCGAGGAGAAGAGCGGCTCGGGCAACGTGCTCATCGGCTACGGCACCAAGGACGACGGCGGTTCGCGCCGCCGTCGCCGCAAGGCCGCGCCCCAGCCCGCGCTGGTGGCCGCGGTGCCCGCCCCCCAGACGCAGCTCGCGCCCAGGGTGATCAACCCCCTGGTGCGCGGGCTGGCCAAACAACACGGCATCGACCTGGCCACGCTGGTCCCGAGCGGACCGGCCGGGATCGTGCTGCGCAAGGACGTGGAGGCCGCGATCGCGGCCAGCGAGGCCGTCGCGGTGCCGATGCCCGAGGCCGGTGGCCCGGAACGCGTGCCGCTGCGCGGGATCCGGCGGGCGGTGGCGGACAAGCTCAGCCGCAGCCGCGCCGAGATCCCGGACGCCACCACCTGGGTCGACGCCGACGCCACCGGCCTGATGACGGCCAAGGCCCAGGTCCAGGCGGCCTGCCCGGAGCAGAAGATCAGCCTGCTGGCGCTGCTCGGCCGGATCTGCGTGGCCGGGCTCAAGCGCTTCCCCGAGCTGAACGCCTCGGTGGACACCCAGGCGCGGGAGATCCTGCGCTGGCCGCACGTCAACCTGGGCTTCGCCGCCCAGACCGACCGCGGCCTGGTGGTCCCGGTGGTGCGCGGCGCGGACAAGATGAGCACGGCCGAGCTGGCCGCCGCGATGGCCGCGCTGACCGAGCGGGCCCGCGCGGGCACCCTCGAACCGGCGGACCTGACCGGCGGCACGTTCACCCTGAACAACTACGGTGTGTTCGGCGTGGACGGCTCCACGCCGATCATCAACCACCCGGAGGCCGCGATGCTCGGTGTCGGCCGCATCATCGACCGCCCGTGGGCGGTGGACGGGCAGCTGGCCGTCCGCAAGGTCACGCAGCTGTCGTTCACCTTCGACCACCGCGTCTGCGACGGCGGCGTGGCGGGCGGCTTCCTGCGCTTCGTCGCGGACGCCGTCGAGAACCCGATGGGACTGCTGGCCCGACTGTGA